In Columba livia isolate bColLiv1 breed racing homer chromosome Z, bColLiv1.pat.W.v2, whole genome shotgun sequence, one DNA window encodes the following:
- the RGMB gene encoding repulsive guidance molecule B isoform X3, producing MGYCNLRGLLGFSLPSVLCLGDCHLRTPCQIQKCATDFVSLTSRLNSALEGFDLEFCKALRAYSACAYRNSKVCRGNLVYHSAVLGISDLMNQRNCSKDGPTSSTNPEVTHDPCNYSDHTEAREHQRGEKTPPTTYLFCGFFGDPHLRTFKDHFQTCRVEGAWPLIDNNYLSVQVTNVPVVPGSSATATKKITIIFKSYQDCTDQKVYQAVTDDLPAAFVDGTTTGGDGHTKNLQIVEKVTGKYVEMHARYIATTVYIRQLGYYLTLAIRMPQELVMAYEESQDLQLCVNGCPSGERIDDGGHLPLPVMGQLHPQGGAAHPWSAYTLETAIAKCNEMMMVKDIYFYSCVFDLLTTGDANFTTAAHSALKDVEALHPKKEHWHIFPSSRGDVGKSSKVFVCLGLVCLILFVFL from the exons ATGGGGTACTGCAATCTAAGAGGTTTGCTTGGTTTCTCTCTGCCATCTGTTTTGTGCTTAGGTGACTGCCATCTCCGAACACCTTGTCAAATCCAGAAGTGCGCCACTGATTTTGTATCCTTAACTTCACGTCTAAACTCTGCTCTTGAGGGCTTTGATTTGGAGTTCTGCAAGGCCCTGCGAGCGTACTCGGCTTGTGCCTATCGCAATTCCAAGGTATGCCGTGGAAACCTAGTCTACCATTCAGCAGTGCTTGGGATCAGCGACCTCATGAACCAGAGAAACTGTTCCAAAGATGGACCCACATCTTCCACCAACCCTGAAGTGACCCATGATCCCTGCAATTACAGTGACCACACAGAAGCCAGAGAACAtcagagaggagagaagacTCCTCCTactacttatttattttgtggCTTCTTTGGTGATCCTCATCTGAGGACTTTTAAGGATCACTTCCAGACATGCAGAGTGGAAGGTGCTTGGCCCCTCATAGACAACAACTATTTATCAGTGCAAGTGACCAATGTGCCTGTGGTCCCAGGATCCAGCGCTACTGCTACAAAAAAG ATAACGATTATCTTTAAATCATACCAAGACTGTACAGATCAGAAAGTATATCAAGCAGTGACTGATGACTTGCCTGCAGCTTTTGTTGATGGTACAACAACTGGAGGCGATGGACACACCAAGAACTTGCAAATTGTGGAGAAAGTCACTGGCAAATACGTTGAAATGCATGCCAGATACATTGCGACCACCGTGTATATACGCCAGCTTGGGTACTACTTAACCCTGGCCATTCGCATGCCTCAAGAGTTGGTCATGGCCTATGAGGAGAGCCAGGATCTGCAGCTATGTGTGAACGGTTGCCCTTCTGGTGAACGTATTGATGATGGTGGCCACCTACCATTGCCTGTGATGGGGCAGTTGCACCCTCAGGGTGGTGCTGCTCATCCCTGGTCAGCATACACACTGGAAACTGCCATTGCCAAATGCAATGAGATGATGATGGTGAAGGACATCTATTTTTACTCATGTGTATTTGACCTGCTCACCACTGGTGATGCTAACTTCACGACTGCTGCTCACAGTGCCTTGAAGGATGTGGAGGcactgcaccccaaaaaagAGCACTGGCACATctttcccagcagcagaggtgatgTGGGCAAGAGTAGCAAAGTCTTTGTTTGTCTTGGACTTGTGTGCTTGatcctttttgtgtttttgtag
- the RGMB gene encoding repulsive guidance molecule B isoform X1, giving the protein MKMPQIPFVPGWVPLRGGFTSAWQRPPRRAAPAAAPPAPAPPPLHPPRPRRRSRSAPRALPATPGGDAWHCGPFCHVCAGTTNHRRGVRWRPPESAATIGCVRPRDVRKAAGGAGPVGRGRWGGAGGAGPVGRGRWGGFICTTRRGRTSRPEGAGTWGRPSRSSDCHLRTPCQIQKCATDFVSLTSRLNSALEGFDLEFCKALRAYSACAYRNSKVCRGNLVYHSAVLGISDLMNQRNCSKDGPTSSTNPEVTHDPCNYSDHTEAREHQRGEKTPPTTYLFCGFFGDPHLRTFKDHFQTCRVEGAWPLIDNNYLSVQVTNVPVVPGSSATATKKITIIFKSYQDCTDQKVYQAVTDDLPAAFVDGTTTGGDGHTKNLQIVEKVTGKYVEMHARYIATTVYIRQLGYYLTLAIRMPQELVMAYEESQDLQLCVNGCPSGERIDDGGHLPLPVMGQLHPQGGAAHPWSAYTLETAIAKCNEMMMVKDIYFYSCVFDLLTTGDANFTTAAHSALKDVEALHPKKEHWHIFPSSRGDVGKSSKVFVCLGLVCLILFVFL; this is encoded by the exons ATGAAAATGCCGCAGATACCGTTTGTGCCGGGATGGGTCCCTTTAAGAGGAGGTTTCACCTCTGCCTGGCAGAGaccgccgcgccgcgccgctcCGGCCGCCGCTCcacccgccccggccccgccgccgctccacccgccccggccccgccgccgctcccgtTCGGCCCCGCGCGCGCTGCCCGCAACCCCTGGTGGCGACGCGTGGCACTGCGGCCCCTTCTGCCACGTGTGTGCTGGCACAACCAATCACCGCCGGGGGGTGCGCTGGAGGCCGCCCGAGAGCGCGGCCACGATTGGCTGCGTGCGTCCGAGGGACGTGCGCAAAGCGGCCGGTGGGGCGGGGCCGGTGGGGCGGGGCCGGTGGGGCGGGGCCGGTGGGGCGGGGCCGGTGGGGCGGGGCCGGTGGGGCGGGTTCATTTGCACAACGCGCCGCGGGCGGACGTCCCGGCCTGAGGGGGCGGGGACCTGGGGACGCCCTTCCCGCTCGA GTGACTGCCATCTCCGAACACCTTGTCAAATCCAGAAGTGCGCCACTGATTTTGTATCCTTAACTTCACGTCTAAACTCTGCTCTTGAGGGCTTTGATTTGGAGTTCTGCAAGGCCCTGCGAGCGTACTCGGCTTGTGCCTATCGCAATTCCAAGGTATGCCGTGGAAACCTAGTCTACCATTCAGCAGTGCTTGGGATCAGCGACCTCATGAACCAGAGAAACTGTTCCAAAGATGGACCCACATCTTCCACCAACCCTGAAGTGACCCATGATCCCTGCAATTACAGTGACCACACAGAAGCCAGAGAACAtcagagaggagagaagacTCCTCCTactacttatttattttgtggCTTCTTTGGTGATCCTCATCTGAGGACTTTTAAGGATCACTTCCAGACATGCAGAGTGGAAGGTGCTTGGCCCCTCATAGACAACAACTATTTATCAGTGCAAGTGACCAATGTGCCTGTGGTCCCAGGATCCAGCGCTACTGCTACAAAAAAG ATAACGATTATCTTTAAATCATACCAAGACTGTACAGATCAGAAAGTATATCAAGCAGTGACTGATGACTTGCCTGCAGCTTTTGTTGATGGTACAACAACTGGAGGCGATGGACACACCAAGAACTTGCAAATTGTGGAGAAAGTCACTGGCAAATACGTTGAAATGCATGCCAGATACATTGCGACCACCGTGTATATACGCCAGCTTGGGTACTACTTAACCCTGGCCATTCGCATGCCTCAAGAGTTGGTCATGGCCTATGAGGAGAGCCAGGATCTGCAGCTATGTGTGAACGGTTGCCCTTCTGGTGAACGTATTGATGATGGTGGCCACCTACCATTGCCTGTGATGGGGCAGTTGCACCCTCAGGGTGGTGCTGCTCATCCCTGGTCAGCATACACACTGGAAACTGCCATTGCCAAATGCAATGAGATGATGATGGTGAAGGACATCTATTTTTACTCATGTGTATTTGACCTGCTCACCACTGGTGATGCTAACTTCACGACTGCTGCTCACAGTGCCTTGAAGGATGTGGAGGcactgcaccccaaaaaagAGCACTGGCACATctttcccagcagcagaggtgatgTGGGCAAGAGTAGCAAAGTCTTTGTTTGTCTTGGACTTGTGTGCTTGatcctttttgtgtttttgtag
- the RGMB gene encoding repulsive guidance molecule B isoform X4: protein MKMPQIPFVPGWVPLRGGFTSAWQRPPRRAAPAAAPPAPAPPPLHPPRPRRRSRSAPRALPATPGGDAWHCGPFCHVCAGTTNHRRGVRWRPPESAATIGCVRPRDVRKAAGGAGPVGRGRWGGAGGAGPVGRGRWGGFICTTRRGRTSRPEGAGTWGRPSRSSDCHLRTPCQIQKCATDFVSLTSRLNSALEGFDLEFCKALRAYSACAYRNSKVCRGNLVYHSAVLGISDLMNQRNCSKDGPTSSTNPEVTHDPCNYSDHTEAREHQRGEKTPPTTYLFCGFFGDPHLRTFKDHFQTCRVEGAWPLIDNNYLSVQVTNVPVVPGSSATATKKAVICVSHASITIQVFFTESRTVPAGENAKSFKYPTAKLLTYLTRT, encoded by the exons ATGAAAATGCCGCAGATACCGTTTGTGCCGGGATGGGTCCCTTTAAGAGGAGGTTTCACCTCTGCCTGGCAGAGaccgccgcgccgcgccgctcCGGCCGCCGCTCcacccgccccggccccgccgccgctccacccgccccggccccgccgccgctcccgtTCGGCCCCGCGCGCGCTGCCCGCAACCCCTGGTGGCGACGCGTGGCACTGCGGCCCCTTCTGCCACGTGTGTGCTGGCACAACCAATCACCGCCGGGGGGTGCGCTGGAGGCCGCCCGAGAGCGCGGCCACGATTGGCTGCGTGCGTCCGAGGGACGTGCGCAAAGCGGCCGGTGGGGCGGGGCCGGTGGGGCGGGGCCGGTGGGGCGGGGCCGGTGGGGCGGGGCCGGTGGGGCGGGGCCGGTGGGGCGGGTTCATTTGCACAACGCGCCGCGGGCGGACGTCCCGGCCTGAGGGGGCGGGGACCTGGGGACGCCCTTCCCGCTCGA GTGACTGCCATCTCCGAACACCTTGTCAAATCCAGAAGTGCGCCACTGATTTTGTATCCTTAACTTCACGTCTAAACTCTGCTCTTGAGGGCTTTGATTTGGAGTTCTGCAAGGCCCTGCGAGCGTACTCGGCTTGTGCCTATCGCAATTCCAAGGTATGCCGTGGAAACCTAGTCTACCATTCAGCAGTGCTTGGGATCAGCGACCTCATGAACCAGAGAAACTGTTCCAAAGATGGACCCACATCTTCCACCAACCCTGAAGTGACCCATGATCCCTGCAATTACAGTGACCACACAGAAGCCAGAGAACAtcagagaggagagaagacTCCTCCTactacttatttattttgtggCTTCTTTGGTGATCCTCATCTGAGGACTTTTAAGGATCACTTCCAGACATGCAGAGTGGAAGGTGCTTGGCCCCTCATAGACAACAACTATTTATCAGTGCAAGTGACCAATGTGCCTGTGGTCCCAGGATCCAGCGCTACTGCTACAAAAAAG GCTGTCATTTGTGTGTCCCATGCTTCCATTACCATACAagttttttttacagaaagcaGAACAGTTCCAGCAGGTGAGAATGCCAAATCCTTTAAATACCCTACAGCCAAATTATTAACGTATTTGACTAGAACGTAA
- the RGMB gene encoding repulsive guidance molecule B isoform X2, protein MGRAAPSHASGAEPPRRPSLAAVGLLAVLGLLLGSGDCHLRTPCQIQKCATDFVSLTSRLNSALEGFDLEFCKALRAYSACAYRNSKVCRGNLVYHSAVLGISDLMNQRNCSKDGPTSSTNPEVTHDPCNYSDHTEAREHQRGEKTPPTTYLFCGFFGDPHLRTFKDHFQTCRVEGAWPLIDNNYLSVQVTNVPVVPGSSATATKKITIIFKSYQDCTDQKVYQAVTDDLPAAFVDGTTTGGDGHTKNLQIVEKVTGKYVEMHARYIATTVYIRQLGYYLTLAIRMPQELVMAYEESQDLQLCVNGCPSGERIDDGGHLPLPVMGQLHPQGGAAHPWSAYTLETAIAKCNEMMMVKDIYFYSCVFDLLTTGDANFTTAAHSALKDVEALHPKKEHWHIFPSSRGDVGKSSKVFVCLGLVCLILFVFL, encoded by the exons ATGGGGAGAGCTGCGCCTTCCCACGCTTCCGGGGCTgagccgccgcgccgcccgTCGCTCGCCGCAGTTGGCCTCCTCGCCGTCCTGGGGCTACTGCTGGGCTCAG GTGACTGCCATCTCCGAACACCTTGTCAAATCCAGAAGTGCGCCACTGATTTTGTATCCTTAACTTCACGTCTAAACTCTGCTCTTGAGGGCTTTGATTTGGAGTTCTGCAAGGCCCTGCGAGCGTACTCGGCTTGTGCCTATCGCAATTCCAAGGTATGCCGTGGAAACCTAGTCTACCATTCAGCAGTGCTTGGGATCAGCGACCTCATGAACCAGAGAAACTGTTCCAAAGATGGACCCACATCTTCCACCAACCCTGAAGTGACCCATGATCCCTGCAATTACAGTGACCACACAGAAGCCAGAGAACAtcagagaggagagaagacTCCTCCTactacttatttattttgtggCTTCTTTGGTGATCCTCATCTGAGGACTTTTAAGGATCACTTCCAGACATGCAGAGTGGAAGGTGCTTGGCCCCTCATAGACAACAACTATTTATCAGTGCAAGTGACCAATGTGCCTGTGGTCCCAGGATCCAGCGCTACTGCTACAAAAAAG ATAACGATTATCTTTAAATCATACCAAGACTGTACAGATCAGAAAGTATATCAAGCAGTGACTGATGACTTGCCTGCAGCTTTTGTTGATGGTACAACAACTGGAGGCGATGGACACACCAAGAACTTGCAAATTGTGGAGAAAGTCACTGGCAAATACGTTGAAATGCATGCCAGATACATTGCGACCACCGTGTATATACGCCAGCTTGGGTACTACTTAACCCTGGCCATTCGCATGCCTCAAGAGTTGGTCATGGCCTATGAGGAGAGCCAGGATCTGCAGCTATGTGTGAACGGTTGCCCTTCTGGTGAACGTATTGATGATGGTGGCCACCTACCATTGCCTGTGATGGGGCAGTTGCACCCTCAGGGTGGTGCTGCTCATCCCTGGTCAGCATACACACTGGAAACTGCCATTGCCAAATGCAATGAGATGATGATGGTGAAGGACATCTATTTTTACTCATGTGTATTTGACCTGCTCACCACTGGTGATGCTAACTTCACGACTGCTGCTCACAGTGCCTTGAAGGATGTGGAGGcactgcaccccaaaaaagAGCACTGGCACATctttcccagcagcagaggtgatgTGGGCAAGAGTAGCAAAGTCTTTGTTTGTCTTGGACTTGTGTGCTTGatcctttttgtgtttttgtag
- the RGMB gene encoding repulsive guidance molecule B isoform X5 has translation MKMPQIPFVPGWVPLRGGFTSAWQRPPRRAAPAAAPPAPAPPPLHPPRPRRRSRSAPRALPATPGGDAWHCGPFCHVCAGTTNHRRGVRWRPPESAATIGCVRPRDVRKAAGGAGPVGRGRWGGAGGAGPVGRGRWGGFICTTRRGRTSRPEGAGTWGRPSRSSDCHLRTPCQIQKCATDFVSLTSRLNSALEGFDLEFCKALRAYSACAYRNSKVCRGNLVYHSAVLGISDLMNQRNCSKDGPTSSTNPEVTHDPCNYSDHTEAREHQRGEKTPPTTYLFCGFFGDPHLRTFKDHFQTCRVEGAWPLIDNNYLSVQVTNVPVVPGSSATATKKVIKLSSTAVCRK, from the exons ATGAAAATGCCGCAGATACCGTTTGTGCCGGGATGGGTCCCTTTAAGAGGAGGTTTCACCTCTGCCTGGCAGAGaccgccgcgccgcgccgctcCGGCCGCCGCTCcacccgccccggccccgccgccgctccacccgccccggccccgccgccgctcccgtTCGGCCCCGCGCGCGCTGCCCGCAACCCCTGGTGGCGACGCGTGGCACTGCGGCCCCTTCTGCCACGTGTGTGCTGGCACAACCAATCACCGCCGGGGGGTGCGCTGGAGGCCGCCCGAGAGCGCGGCCACGATTGGCTGCGTGCGTCCGAGGGACGTGCGCAAAGCGGCCGGTGGGGCGGGGCCGGTGGGGCGGGGCCGGTGGGGCGGGGCCGGTGGGGCGGGGCCGGTGGGGCGGGGCCGGTGGGGCGGGTTCATTTGCACAACGCGCCGCGGGCGGACGTCCCGGCCTGAGGGGGCGGGGACCTGGGGACGCCCTTCCCGCTCGA GTGACTGCCATCTCCGAACACCTTGTCAAATCCAGAAGTGCGCCACTGATTTTGTATCCTTAACTTCACGTCTAAACTCTGCTCTTGAGGGCTTTGATTTGGAGTTCTGCAAGGCCCTGCGAGCGTACTCGGCTTGTGCCTATCGCAATTCCAAGGTATGCCGTGGAAACCTAGTCTACCATTCAGCAGTGCTTGGGATCAGCGACCTCATGAACCAGAGAAACTGTTCCAAAGATGGACCCACATCTTCCACCAACCCTGAAGTGACCCATGATCCCTGCAATTACAGTGACCACACAGAAGCCAGAGAACAtcagagaggagagaagacTCCTCCTactacttatttattttgtggCTTCTTTGGTGATCCTCATCTGAGGACTTTTAAGGATCACTTCCAGACATGCAGAGTGGAAGGTGCTTGGCCCCTCATAGACAACAACTATTTATCAGTGCAAGTGACCAATGTGCCTGTGGTCCCAGGATCCAGCGCTACTGCTACAAAAAAG GTAATCAAACTTTCCAGCACAGCTGTTTGTAGGAAATGA